From a region of the Acidicapsa acidisoli genome:
- a CDS encoding ornithine cyclodeaminase family protein, whose protein sequence is MYIPEEKIRQVLTYESLIPAIRQALIDYSAGRVEQPLRQVLRVKDTAGKPIGWFAVMPVISGEYMAVKTVTFYPGNASLGGRHLHTHLATIELLDRATGEPLAVMDGRLITEMRTAAVSAVAASALAPSAKTLGILGSGVQARAHIQALRHVQPAFREPGSIRIWSRNPEKSAAIAAELGANATSIEEAAASDVVVTVTSAIEPVLHGKWLAPESLVIAVGAIGPNLRELDDETMRGYLIAESRQGSENESGDVILSGAKVQAEIGEILAGTAPMPAAGRRVFKSLGMAIEDLTGAVQVWHALKHPLKHL, encoded by the coding sequence ATGTACATTCCTGAAGAGAAGATCCGCCAAGTCCTGACCTATGAATCGCTCATCCCGGCCATCCGCCAGGCGCTCATCGACTACTCCGCAGGACGAGTCGAGCAGCCGCTTCGTCAGGTTCTCCGCGTAAAGGACACCGCAGGCAAGCCCATCGGCTGGTTCGCCGTCATGCCCGTCATCTCCGGCGAATACATGGCCGTCAAAACCGTCACCTTTTACCCCGGCAACGCCAGCCTGGGTGGCCGCCATCTGCACACTCACCTCGCAACCATCGAACTTCTCGATCGCGCAACCGGCGAACCGCTCGCGGTCATGGATGGCCGCCTCATCACCGAAATGCGCACCGCAGCCGTCTCCGCAGTAGCCGCTTCCGCCCTCGCGCCATCCGCCAAAACCCTCGGCATCCTAGGCAGCGGTGTTCAAGCCCGAGCTCACATTCAAGCCCTGCGCCACGTACAGCCAGCCTTTCGCGAACCCGGCAGCATCCGCATCTGGAGCCGCAATCCGGAGAAATCTGCCGCAATCGCCGCCGAACTCGGCGCAAACGCCACGAGCATCGAAGAAGCCGCAGCCTCCGACGTTGTCGTCACCGTCACCTCCGCAATCGAGCCAGTCCTGCACGGAAAATGGCTCGCGCCAGAGTCTCTGGTAATCGCCGTCGGCGCAATCGGCCCCAATCTACGAGAACTCGATGACGAGACAATGCGAGGCTACCTAATCGCGGAATCCCGTCAAGGCTCAGAAAACGAATCTGGCGATGTAATCCTCTCAGGAGCCAAAGTCCAGGCCGAAATCGGCGAAATCCTTGCCGGAACCGCGCCAATGCCTGCGGCAGGTCGCCGCGTTTTCAAATCCCTCGGCATGGCCATCGAAGACCTTACCGGGGCAGTCCAGGTCTGGCACGCTCTCAAACATCCTCTCAAGCATCTCTGA